A region of Solanum dulcamara chromosome 7, daSolDulc1.2, whole genome shotgun sequence DNA encodes the following proteins:
- the LOC129895520 gene encoding pentatricopeptide repeat-containing protein At5g62370-like codes for MCDRGVPPTVHLFKTLVLSFCKRGRVEEAQLLSMDMESYGFVLDKVMYTTLINGYSKNQKMKRAMMVFLRMLKLGCEPDKYTYNTLINGFTNLGMFDEGWVLRQQMVEFGLEPDAVSYQITIVKYFKDHKVYFALMLLDDINQCNGAPSVHSYTALISALYKENQSAKVDYLYRKMLYTGLVPDDVLFFTLINNHPKGTEISLACTFLRAIAKNGCGIDLSYIPSPTSRKVTSDIMLDIDCLLGEIVARNLPLASVAFNIYMIALCLGGELDSAQLCMDKMASLSLQTSLSAYNSMIKCLYQKGLHEDAKFLVEVMQDQGHVPNQATFLIMVNEYCKQGGIQSALEILDQMEESGLKPSVAIYDSVIGCLGRKKKIGEALGVFRRMLEA; via the coding sequence ATGTGTGATAGAGGGGTGCCTCCCACAGTTCATTTGTTTAAAACATTGGTTCTTTCGTTTTGTAAGAGAGGTAGAGTTGAGGAAGCGCAATTGTTGAGCATGGATATGGAGTCTTATGGTTTTGTTTTGGATAAAGTCATGTACACGACTCTCATCAACGGCTATTCCAAGAACcagaaaatgaaaagggctatgATGGTATTTCTCAGAATGCTCAAGTTGGGTTGTGAACCTGATAAGTATACttacaacacactgataaatgGGTTTACAAACTTGGGCATGTTCGACGAGGGTTGGGTGCTGCGTCAGCAGATGGTTGAATTTGGATTAGAACCTGATGCAGTAAGTTACCAAATCACGATTGTCAAGTATTTCAAGGACCATAAAGTTTATTTTGCATTGATGCTATTAGATGACATCAATCAATGCAATGGTGCTCCCAGTGTTCACTCTTATACTGCTTTAATCTCTGCACTTTATAAAGAGAATCAGTCAGCAAAAGTAGATTACTTATACAGGAAGATGTTGTACACTGGATTGGTTCCTGATGATGTTCTGTTTTTTACCTTGATCAACAATCATCCAAAAGGGACAGAGATTAGTCTAGCATGCACATTTTTGCGGGCTATTGCCAAGAACGGTTGTGGTATTGACCTCTCTTACATCCCTAGCCCTACCAGTCGTAAAGTTACTTCAGATATCATGCTTGATATTGATTGTCTCTTGGGAGAAATTGTGGCAAGAAACTTACCTCTGGCTAGTGTTGCTTTCAATATATACATGATTGCTTTGTGTCTAGGAGGAGAACTTGATTCTGCTCAGCTTTGCATGGATAAGATGGCAAGCCTTTCTCTTCAGACTTCGCTATCAGCTTATAATTCCATGATCAAGTGCCTTTACCAAAAGGGACTACATGAGGATGCCAAGTTTCTTGTTGAAGTTATGCAAGATCAAGGTCATGTTCCAAATCAAGCAACATTCTTGATTATGGTAAATGAATACTGTAAACAAGGTGGCATACAATCAGCACTAGAAATTCTGGACCAAATGGAAGAGAGTGGATTGAAACCTAGTGTTGCTATATATGATTCCGTCATTGGGTGTTTGggtagaaaaaaaaaaataggcgAGGCCCTTGGAGTTTTCCGGAGAATGCTCGAGGCTTGA